From a single Rosa rugosa chromosome 7, drRosRugo1.1, whole genome shotgun sequence genomic region:
- the LOC133719843 gene encoding uncharacterized protein LOC133719843, with the protein MLRTKLKHLLFGRRFVKYDVSSQKLLEKHGIRWKGEVPNAPDNGHRGRGCGRSATGEALTDRPPLPKGHGYLSLGTWADAHGNASKIYSSCSALMYCRVCGKEGDHWRRNCPNRHRPEPEPTPAVPINKKKSKPVFQTQRKKESNSAAGTNNISYKTKE; encoded by the exons ATGCTACGTACTAAACTCAAGCACCTCCTCTTCGGACGTCGCTTTGTCAAGTATGATG TATCATCGCAGAAGTTGTTGGAAAAACATGGAATTAGGTGGAAGGGAGAAGTACCAAATGCTCCTGACAACGGCCACCGTGGCCGTGGCTGCGGACGTAGCGCAACTGGTGAAGCTTTAACTGACAGGCCTCCTTTACCAAAAGGACATGGTTATCTTTCTTTGGGAACCTGGGCGGATGCGCATGGTAATGCCTCTAAGATATACTCTAGTTGTTCTGCTCTCATGTATTGTCGTGTTTGTGGTAAGGAAGGAGACCACTGGCGTCGAAATTGTCCAAACCGGCATCGACCAGAACCAGAACCAACACCTGCTGTTCcgatcaataaaaaaaaatcaaaaccagtTTTCCAGacacagagaaagaaagaatcaaATTCCGCTGCAGGCACCAACAACATCTCATATAAGACCAAAGAATGA